GGTCGTCAGCTACCTCGCCGCCTGGAACGAGCGCGACCCGCGGCAGCGCCGCGATTTGGTCGCCAAGACCTGGACGGAGAAGGGCACCTATGTCGACGCCCACCGTCGCGGCGACGGCGTCGACGGCATCGACGCGATGATCGGCGCCGCCCAGGCGCAGTTCCCCGGCTACACCCTGCACCTGGTGAGCGGCATCGAAGCGCAGAACGGCTACGTGCGCTTCAGCTGGGCGGGGGGCGGCGTGCCGGAAGCCCCGCTCTATCTCGGCGGCACCGACTTCGCCATCGTCGGCGATGACGGCCGCTTCGCGTCGGTGGCCGGCTTCGTCGACGCCGCGCCGGCGCCCGCGGACCGCTGACGCGGCGATCGAGTCCGGCGTTCGAAACACCGGCAGGCAGCGCCCGTCGCTCAGCGCAGCGGCGGGCGCTTTCCCGCGGCTCAGCGGGCGCGTGACAGCGGTCGTGGGCAGTCAGTCGGCCGCGGCGTTTGCCGCCTGTTCATCGGCGACCGGCGCCGGCACGGGCCGCGGCGCT
This genomic window from Dehalococcoidia bacterium contains:
- a CDS encoding nuclear transport factor 2 family protein produces the protein MSTSNELVVSYLAAWNERDPRQRRDLVAKTWTEKGTYVDAHRRGDGVDGIDAMIGAAQAQFPGYTLHLVSGIEAQNGYVRFSWAGGGVPEAPLYLGGTDFAIVGDDGRFASVAGFVDAAPAPADR